The Solanum dulcamara chromosome 6, daSolDulc1.2, whole genome shotgun sequence genome contains the following window.
AGCATATGGCCATGtgaatttgtcaattttctaTTGAACTAATGAGGCATGTGAATTTTTGGACAAATGTATCTGACAAAGCAAATATCAAATGTTAAGGGAACATGATTTATCATGATTCTTAGAAATTTTGCTGGAAAACTAGTCATTAAACTTGCGTTAGAAACTTATGTGTTTTTGCATTTAGAatactaaaataatttttcttggtatttttcacttaatttttcttttctagcAACACATATATACTTTTTATATATTCTTCATTTGCATTTTGTTACACAAAATTGTACTTTGTTCTTAAGGTCCCAATATACCTTGACACTTTTCTATGCTCTTTTGCTTTGACACCAATTATTCTAGTTTTACATACACTAGGTGATTTTTTTTCATCTGCTAAAGCCACGGTGTGCAGAGTTAATAGGTATTTGTGTTGGTGGGAGATAACAGATACCCGGTGGAATAGTCGAGGCGCGTGCAAACTGGCTTCGGACACTACtgtcataaaaaaaaagttatgcaAGAACATAAAAGAAAAGCTTCTTAGTTTCATTAAAGAAAGAGCTTCTTAGTTTCAAAATTGGTGTACCTATTGTCtatttaataaagaaagaaaCTTTTAATAAACATAAAGTAAGTGCAGGTTAAAAAGATACCGTGTTGCAtccaagggtgtggcctagtggtcaatgaaatggttgagaaccatgaggtctcaAGTCCAAATCCCAGCGGAGACAAAAAAACATTATGTGATTCTTCCATCTGTCCTAGCCTTGGTGAACAGAGGTACCAGATACTTGTTGCTGTAGAATGTGACAGGTatcccgtggaattagtcgagttGTGCGAAAGTTGACTCGGACATCATGGTcatcacaaaaaaaaagatattgtgTTTACTTTAAACTACACTTCCAATTCAAATCTTCTAtgtttttgaataaatttgtGTGTTAGATGTTTCGTAATATATACCGTAATATATACCTTATAGGTTGGGAGGTTTGTATAAAGATCGGTGAATCTTGGAAACTCCACCAGTGTAGTGTAGTTACGAGTAAGGCTGGCAACTGACCGGACTAGAAACCACCGGACCAGTTTTACCGCAATCGAAATCAGGTTCGTTAACTCATTACGATTATCAGAACCGGGTTTATCAGAGCATTTCCAAGGTTCCGGCCCGGTCCTATATATAGCGGGTTGGAACCGGATCGGTACCGGAATCGGGTCCATGCCGTTTTCcccccctatatatatatataaatgttatttaaatatttattaacttATTAAATGTTGTAAGTAGTAACTTATTAtgatattattacaaaaaaagtTACACTTTTTCTAAaactttcaattttcaattttcaatttaaatcTTGAAACTTGTAACAATTGTAATTTAAGTAAAGTTTAAAGTTTACAGTTTAAACTTTAAACAATAAAAAGTAGTAAACATTAAgaactttaaatttaattttataacaggctaatattaaaaaattaaaaatagttgaacattaaattttataaaatgagTTGCATATAATAAAAGGTTATTTTAGAAGTAAATCAAGGCGAATAGCCGtatatttattcaaataaataaaattgtacaATTACAAATACTAGAAAGAGTACCTAATCTACGCAGCCACGTTCTAGGAAGGGTTTGAACTAGACTCGAATATTACACTAATATCTGTAATTTTCGAAATATTATTTTCgtaaattttctatcatttcttgGGAAAAATTATCTGGAACTTGTATTTGTCGTTCTTCCTCCATTGCTTCCATGTGATCCTATAGTcaaatgattcatgattttcttaCATTTCATGCATTGGGAAGTagttttttccagattttgtacCAAAAATTTCCAAACTAAAAGATCTTTTATGACGTTTGGGGCCTTTGCGGTCTTAGGGGAGATCATTTGTTGCTGGTAAATCCGTAGCTGGACTAGTAAGGGTGTCATCTTGTTCATGGTCTTGTATTTCTACTTCCTCATCTAATTCTTCCTCAAAATTAGTAAAACATATATTTGATGTCTCATGGTCTATTTCCTTTTTGGAATTAAAATCTATAAGGTTTTGGACGTGACATAAAAGAAGTTTCATCAACATGAGTATAATCATCGGTATTAATTCTAAATCTAGGTGGCAATTATCTGGAACTACTTCCACCCGTACTAGTAGAATTTTTTTTGCGGATATTGGTTGTTTTACACTATTTCTTTGTGAATCCatatttaaagttaaaataattaaaatataataaaaacaagcaaaataaatataacaaaaaaaatatagtaacttagtaaataaacaaataaagagATTAAAGTTGGAACAAATGTACCGAACATCTGCGTAAAAACAGACGTATAACCAAAAGCCGGAATTGAGAGATACCAATTGAAGCTTGCAAATTACTTCAAAAAAATTTCCGAACTCCAATTAAACAATagcacaaaaataaaatttataatcaacAAGATAGATTGAGAATTGAGAGAATTTGTAAGATATTAATAATGTAGTTTGTGAATTTGtgagaaaaatgaaagaaaatgagGTATATTTATAGTGTTAGGGGTTAAGGGAGATATGGGGTGTtatgtgggggggggggggtagggGGTGTTATGGGGAGGGGGGCTATTTTTTCAGCTGTTAgttcccccctccccccaacgtccacttttgaaaaaaattggcTAATAGCTgttgtgtatttttttttataaaaaaattgaccgcTTATCGGATCGAAACTGGGTCTACCGGATAAAAACCTAGGACCTATATCGGTACCTATTTCAGTACCCTATACGCCCGATTCCTTACCGGTAGAACCGGTACCAGGTCTATCGGAGCCGGAACTGGTCTGGACCGGAAAAAGTGCTATCTCTTGCCAGCCTTAGTTACGAGAATAGGAGGGAAGGTACTGTTGTCTGAAATTGTAACAAGCTACAAGCTTTGCACTTTACCCAAAAACAATTGCGCTGCTTTACATAACTTAGAATGCTTTAAAATCTAGagtatcatcaaaatattgtaTAGAATATTCCTAAAATTTTTATTAGTCTCTCATTCATGCTAGGTAGCTATCTAGAACTAGTGGATCTCCTTCGCTTGCAAAATCTGAGTTGGCATAACCTAAGCTTGAACTCACTTATGTAAGACTTGAGTCTTATTAGGTTCCCTAGGGAAGGCTACCCCCAACCCCCTTGTGTCCTGTCCTACCCTGTTCTTTTGGCATTCTGTCTGTTCACCATATTTCTTATATAAGAAGCTAAGGCTGGCAAGGGACCGAGTTTTTTTCGGACTGGCTCCAGCTCTGATAGACCCGGTATCGGTAGAACCGGTAAGGAATCGGTCGTATAGGGTATCGGTACGGGTCCTAGGTTTTTACCTGGTAGACTCGATTTcagtccaattttttttttaaatacacAACGGCTATTAGCCTCTTTTTCAAAAGTGCTCATTATCGGGTGGGGGGGTCACTAACGGCTAAAAAACAGCCCCCTACTCCCTTAACCTCCTAACACTAAAAATATACctcattttctttcatttttctcaCAAATCACAAACTTCTTTATTACTCCCTTCGTCCCAAATTAGTTGTCAGGTTAGGGTCTTGCACACCCCTTAAGAAAACAATCATTAGGAGTGTTATTTGACAAATATACTCCTACTATAAAAATCAACGTCATTGATTGATGTGTTCTGTATTGAATGCTACAAGGAATACCAAAAGTTTAACAAGATAACTTTTTAAGAGAACTAAAAGTTTTTACACTGCTCAATGAAAGTTTTTTGCCACCATCTCCGTGAATGAAAATTTTTTGCTTCCAAAATTTGgtttaaacaaaaatatttctttcatactatatgaaaatttaaaacTTCCCACTAAAATTAACATTATAAAAGAATGCATGGTACttgaaatatgaatatcaaacaAAGTTATCTGTTGAAGTCATTAATTCTAATATCTgctgaaattttaattttaattttgatgtccatgtatttaaaaatatatgcatAATATTCTAATGATTCTTCTAAACCTGATTTATAGAGTAAAGTTAAAAGGGAGTAAGTGCATTAATTGAAGAAGTCTTGTAACTTGGAGTAATAACTTTTTTCACATTGAGATAGTCCTGTAACTTTAAAATGACTTTTTGAAAACTGTAGTAGTTGTAGTAATTATTAAGGGTagaattggaaaaaaataacTAATTGTTTCTTAATTGTTTAAACTGAAAACTAATTTGGGACAACTATTTATAgtataccaaaaaaaaatttgggACGGAGGGAATAACATCTTACAAATTCTCTCAATTTTCAATCTCTCTTgttgattatgaattttatttttgtgcTATTGGTTAATTGGAGTACGGAGATTTTTTTGAAGTAATTTGCAAGCTTCAATTGGCATCTCTTAATTCCGGCTTTGGTTATACGTCTGTTTTTACGCAGACGTTCGGTACATTCGTTCCAACTTTAATCTCTTTATTTGTTTATATACTAAGttactatatttttttgttatatttatcttgcttgtttttattatattttaattatttaaattttaactatGAATTCACAAAGAAATAGTGTGAAAAAACCAATATCCGCAAAAAAAATTCTACTAGTAAGGTGGAAGTACTTCTAGGCAATTGCCACCTAGATTATACTCATGTTGATGAAACTTCTTTTATGTCACATCCAAGTCCTATAGATTTTAATTCCGAAATTGAAATAGACCACGAGACATTAAATAGATGTTTTACTAATTTTGAGAAAGAATTAGTGGAGGAAGTAGAAATAAAAGATGACACCCCTACTAGTCCAGCTACGGATTTACCGCAACAAAATGATCTCCCCGCTTTACCTACGTTTTCTAAGACCGCAAAGGCTGAACGTCCTAAAAGATCTTTAGTTTGGAAATTTTTGGTATAAAATCCGAAAAAAAACTGCTGCCCAATACATGAAATATAAGAAAGTCATGAATCATTTGACTACGGGATCGCATGGAAACAATGGAGGAAGAATGACAAATACAAATTCCAGATAATGTTTCTCAAGaaaatttatgaaaacaatATTTTGGAAATTACAGATATTAGTATAATATTCGAAAACCAGTTCAAACAGAACCCTTCCTAGAAGGTGGCTTTGTAGATTCGGTACTCTTTCTAGTATTTGTAATtgtacaattttatttatttaaataaatatacgGCTATTCGccttgattttcttttaaaatattcttttatttaatgTAACTCATTTGATAAAATTTAATGTTCAACTATTTTTAACATCAGTCTACTATAAAATTGAATTTAAAGTTCTTAATGTTTACTACTTTTTATTGTTTAAACTTTACTTAAATTACAATTCTTACAAGTTTCAAATTGAAAGTTTTATATAAAGTTCAAactttttgtaataatattatACTAATTTACTAATTACAATATTTAATaagttaataaatatttaaataacatTTTAAGTTTTTAGCAAATAAcaagttattatttattaagttgatatatatataaatatatgggaAAAAAAGGTACGGACCCGGTACCGGTCCAGTCCGTTTCCAACATGCTATCCGGAACCTTAGAAATGCTCCGGTAAATCCGGTTCCGGTAATTGGAACGGGTTAACGGACCCGGTTCCGATAAAACTGGTCCAGTCCGTTGCGAGCCTTAGAAGAAACCTTGTAAAATTGTAGGGGTAACTTGCAGTTACTTGTAGCTGACTTCTGTTGTACAGTTCACTAGAGATTTTGTTATTGCCTTCACTTCATATGGGAATTTTGTTCTCTTGCAGTACCTACTTCCTATGCCTGTCCAAGCACAtatctctccttttttttaaaataaaatctttccCTATCTTTTTCCGGAGTTATGAAAGCATTTTGCTTAATGGTTAAGAGTTTTGCAGCTTCGCTTGAACAGTGATGGCCATATTACTGGAACTGAGTATCTGACAGACCTTGTGGAAAAGGAACATAAACATGGTAATGCCTCTTTGTTCTGCACTTGACTTTGTGTATAAATTGTGCGAGACTTTTTTCTCCTCACATTAGTGAACTtgcattattttttgttttggaTGAAAAATATACTGTATGTTTAATAGCAATGTAGCATGGTTCTAAAATGACAACTTTGACCAGATGATCACAAAGACCATCATGATGATTCGGATGATAAATCCCATGTGCAAGGGTTCGATCAAGATGCTGAAAATATGATTAAGAAGGTCAAGCAAGCATTGGCTCATGGGGAGGGATGCAGAGtatgtctcttttatttttagctgcttattttattttgaaacacCCTTCTTTCTCCCTTGTGCCTCAGAAATAAGATTAGGAAAAATATGTATCCTTATCCTTGGAAGTACCAGGTACACCCCTTGGGCTAAATAAGCAATGATAATTGTATTTGCTTATTACAGGTCTATGGTGTTTTGGATGTCCAACGTGTTGCTGGAAATTTCCATATATCTGTTCATGGGTTAAACATATTCGTTGCTCAAATGGTTAGATCTCTTGGAATTATGTTCTTTTTATTGTATGATTTTGTGCAATGATACAACAATCCGTTGGAAGATATTGACTACTCCATTTAACTTTCTTTTCTGTTATTGTTGATTATATATGTACTACTGATCTTTGAAGGTTTCTAGTTGGAAGatgataatattaaattttgagaaTCTTTTCCTTAAGTTATTTTCTGAGGAAGTAGGGAAATTAAACCTCTGAAAGGTTTGAGAATCCAATATAGTTTAATCGAGTTATATCTTGGTAGCTAAAAATGAAATTTCCATTTGTTGCTGGAGGTTTGACATTTCTTGCGTGCTTGTGATGTTCGAAGCTAGTTTTCTTAGATCTTAATTAATTTTCATTAAGAGAGgtgtttagatattttacttAAGTCTGACGATATAGTAACAAAATTGAGTTGCTGAATAGTTTGTAACGGCAAGCCATTTACTTTTAATTCACAGGTAAAGCAAGTAAACCATATTCTAAAAATCTGTTTGCTGCATAAATTTTGGCCCCTGTTTTAAAGTACATTGCCTTCTTCTTTAAAGTGGAACTTAAAGTAGACTAGAAAATAATAACCTGTTAGGAATTGGTTGATTGGAAGTTCTTATAGAAATCAGATTTGTTTTCCTGTTTCTTGCTTACTTCTGTTTGTATCTGTTTTTAATCACTGCAGATTTTTGGAGGTACTACTCATGTCAATGTGAGCCATATCATCCATGACTTATCATTTGGGCCCAAATATCCAGGTAGTCACAACCCGCTTGATGGAACAGAACGAATTCTGCGCGGGGCAAGTGGaacattcaaatattatattaagGTTTGAGTTGTAGCCCTCATTTGAAATTATGGATATTGTATTTGATGTTTAGTTTATAACTACAGTATTTGGACATAGCCATAGATATTTCTCGAACTGAGGAATTGAATGTGCAACTGCACACTTCAGTCATTTTTCTGTActtgttttttatattttagtttAGTTTTTTAACAGTCATTTTCCTGGACTTAAAACGGAGACATGAGCAAATTTAGGTAACTTATCTCAACATTACCAGTTTCAATATTTTCTTGTAGGTAACTTATCTTTTGTAATTGGGAGCTCACTATCTGATTTCTTGCCTATACTTGGATATGTGCCAATTAATGGTTTATACAGGTCATAAGATGGTGCATTCTCCATAGAGCAACAACATTAAATAGAAGGATAGAGGGGCGAGCCCATTATCTGTTGAGTTTCAAGCCATGTGCTACTGGCTCTTGGGGATTTCTCAATTATCTTAAAATACATTAAATGGAAAGACTCTAATCCTTAGGTGACCATTTTCTTTCTTTGGTAATTACAGTCCCAGaataacttaattagatttagTGCTGCATAAGGAGCTACACCAAATGGGTGATGGTAGTTTCTGGAGACATTCACAGCGGTGCATGATCTCCATTCCACTTTGAAGTGAAATTGAGGAGACTATTTTTCTGCATCAGGGTCTTCAACAGCATATGTATGATTTAGCTAAAAAATGGTTGTAACTACATAAAGTTTCATCAGCTCCCCCCTTTCTGTCCTACTTTTTTTCAGGTTGTTTCAAGATTGTATCCACTTGAAATGAGAActtcttttttattaatattattattgtaatacTTCTTAATTACTTTAGTATCAGAAAAAAGGTCAGTTTTTGGGACCCATTTTCACTCTAACagtattcaatttttttgaaagttGAAACTTTATCTGTACTTGTGGACACTGTAATTTAAATATGATAGATTTTCAACTTTTACCTTTGTTGTAGAGCAGTCAAAATTTAATGTGACGCCTATATTCAGACCATTTAAATACGCAGTTGTATATCAGGAGTAATTTCTTGTCTCGGTATCTGCTAGTGTCCAaacctcacttgtgggattacattgggcttgttgttgttgttgttgtatttgctGGTGTCCTCCGTCACATTGTCCTTAAGTATAACCAGAAGTGAGGGATTTCCTAACGTTTTGGTGAAATGTAAGGTCTAGTTAATTTATGTAGATTCCTTACCAAGTTTTTCTTAGAAGGCTAGTGTTGCATTGTTTGGCTCTCCTTTGCCTCTCTGTATTTTGAAGTTCTGCTTTTTGTCGTGTAGATTGTTCCCACTGAATATAGGTATCTATCAAAAGAAGTTTTGCCAACTAATCAATTCTCTGTATCGGAATACTTTTCGCCGATCAATGAGTTTGATCGTACATGGCCAGGTGCATCTCTAATGTCTGAAGTACTCAACAGACTAATTCCTTCTATCAATTGCTGTGTTTTTTTCTCTTGTTGTACCTTTTTGCTTATTGAATGTTTTCTCACTTAATGCAGCTGTATATTTCTTATATGATTTGTCACCAATTACTGTGACCATCAGAGAAGAACGTCGCAATTTTCTGCACTTAATCACTCGGCTCTGTGCAGTACTGGGTGGTACCTTTGCCTTGACAGGTTTGCCTCTAATACTTAGCTGTAGGATTTATTTGAGGTATAAAATTCTTTGATAAACCAGAAGTCTCTGCTATAATTCTATTCTTCCTTTTGCACGTATATTCTTGTCATGTGAAGGCTGAACTTGATGCTCATTTTGTTGTGCGTGAAGAATTTGTCAATCATTTGCTGGGGTGTGTGGAAAATGcttaaatatattttggtgccagtaaatatgatttttagtCTTCGTTTGTTCTTATTCCTTTCTtacaaggtaaggctgcgtacaatagacccttgtggtcgggctcttccccggaccctgcacatagcgggagctttagtgcaccgggctgcctttTATATATTGAGAATGGAATGCTAATTTCTGGAGATATTATCTTAAGAGTTAACCAATTCCTTGGAAATTCTCCCGTGTTCTGTAACCTTTTTTTCCATGGTCTCAGTCGAGGGATCTTCCATTCAAACAACATCtccattctcattattttctgGAATAGTATAGACCTGGCATATGCCAAtgatttggagtttatattgcaTCTGTTGAGTTAGATATTGATTTTTATATGTGGTTATTACAGTCATAGGTTTAGGAGTGGCTTAATATTGGGAGCCCTTTGTTTTGCACCGAGAATATATCAATAGAATTGTTTGATACTAGGAACTACATTATTTACACCAAAAGTGAGAAGGCTATTGTAGATTTAAGTACGAACAACATGTTTTCCCCTGATTCGTTGGGGGATACCCCTAACGACTGTTTCTTGCAGATAAGAAAGTGTACCTTGAATTTAGTTGGAAATCATTGATCCAATCACAAATTCTCTCATACAGTCATACTTACCTAATGTTTTGTGTATAATAGGCATGCTAGATAAATGGATGTACAGGTTCCTTGAAGCTGTTATGGAGAAAAATAGCAGAAGTCTTGTGCGGTAATTTAAGGTTACCTAGCCACATGTTGCCTACAAAGTTATATTCAGTCAGGGATTTCACTCTATACGTGGGAATTTTCGTATTGAACAAGAGAGATCGATAAATGAGGcttgtgtatattatgtttcctatgtattttcttttcttacttttttatcCTTTAATTTTGATACCACTTTACACAAATATACCGTGCTCTACCCAAGCCAATCTAGCAGTCTGAGAAAAGATTTACTTACTGGTCACTGTAACATAATCTAGTTTGTAGTTCAAAGAAAATGAAAACTTCCAGGTTTTCTTGCTCAATTTTAGTGGGAAAAATTGCAGCATCTGAGAGGACTTCTATGTGATGCTTTTTTCTTTTAGATTAATAGTTAAAAGCCCTTTAAAATTGACACTTTATTAAATGCACATCTAAACTGTGTATAGTCTTAATTATCCCCTCAAACATGGATTTTTGAAACTATTTATCTCCTAATATGCCACATGGCACAAAAACATTACTCTGtcctatttatataatttactttttttttagtcaATCTCAAAAGGAATGACACAGTTTTATACCAAGTAAAAATTTAATCtccgtttttatttatttgatttagtttgacttggcatgaagtttatgaaaagTGTTGCctaaaataagttataaatatttgtgtaattataaattattttattaggggtaaaataaaaaatttgaagttaaatttttatcaaatatagaaatgtgtcaTTCTTTTTTTGGGATTGACTAAAAGGAGAAAtgagtcatataaattgggacggaGTAATTTTTTTGTGCTATGTGGTAATATTAGGATGGTAAATAGTTCTAAAATCCATGTTTGAGAGGGGTAATTAAGATTTTTCATAGTCTAGGACTAAGAGggtaaatattttcaaaaatctatATTTGAGGTGTAATTAAGACTTCTCATAATTTAGGggtaaatagttttaaaaaatcatatttgatGGGTAATAAAGATTTTTTATAGTTTAGATatgtatttaataaaatttgccAAAGTTAAGAGGGTTTTTAACTATTAACTCTTTCTTTTACTGTGTTTAAAACACTTGtgtttggattgattttttaaaagtagcttataagctaacttttgacttttttattaagcattttttgtatttttcaaaactaaaaaaaaagcttaaaaattaaaaactacttaaaataagtcaatacaTAGAAATACAACACTAGTAGATATATAGTCTTGGTAAATGGGAGTGAAACCTATTTCTGTCTTTTGCATCTGTTATGGCAAGATCATATTTGACGGAATACTTGATGCCATCATTActagtaggggtgtacatggatcgggttggttcggattttttacaaactaaatcaaatcatttgtgtcgggttattaaatctataaaccaaaccaaatcaataaaagtcgggtttttcgatatcaatttttctcgggttttttgggttttttcggatttctcgggtttttcatagtatctaataaaaagcacagagcagtgcttcttaaaaagagttctagtacaaaatatcaagaaaaaaatacttgattgagtgctttttaaaaattaattactgattttagtgatattttttatctattaccatttatagcaatactatgacaaatctacacttgtattaaaagtgaattatgcatacaatataaatgtattataagtgttttaaaatatatattatgtttgtgtagtaagaaactaattataaatctattaaagtatgtgataaatgtattatccatctataaaacttgtattatatatattttataaatagttctctgcaatatgtattaaaaatgtattataagtgttcagtgaaattttttttattgctataaatggtaaatattttcttaatattgtatatttatgtaagtttcccaaatatcaacatataagatggaggcagaacactgtttgaagttttaactttataatataactttataagatgagttttttttgtatattatttagatggtttttcaagttcaaat
Protein-coding sequences here:
- the LOC129892242 gene encoding uncharacterized protein LOC129892242 — encoded protein: MGVKQVLRALDAFPRAEEHLLQKTKSGAFVSIVGLVIMSTLFLHELSYYLNTNTVHQMAVDLRRGETLPIHINMTFPSLPCDVLSVDAIDMSGKHEVDLDTNIWKLRLNSDGHITGTEYLTDLVEKEHKHDDHKDHHDDSDDKSHVQGFDQDAENMIKKVKQALAHGEGCRVYGVLDVQRVAGNFHISVHGLNIFVAQMIFGGTTHVNVSHIIHDLSFGPKYPGSHNPLDGTERILRGASGTFKYYIKIVPTEYRYLSKEVLPTNQFSVSEYFSPINEFDRTWPAVYFLYDLSPITVTIREERRNFLHLITRLCAVLGGTFALTGMLDKWMYRFLEAVMEKNSRSLVR